A part of Oculatellaceae cyanobacterium genomic DNA contains:
- a CDS encoding site-specific DNA-methyltransferase, whose amino-acid sequence MTMQAQLEQVKTNRVWKSHDGSSCLYHSDSLELMASLPAESVDCIWTDPPYNLSNDGITCVNGCMVKVNKGEWDRSKGADLDHEFNRTWLAACYRLLKPTGTIWVTGTLHLYPSVGFAMQQLGFRILNDIIWEKPAPPPNLGCRCFTHSTELILWATKARKGKDYYTFNYEAMKAENGDKQMKNVWRMSAPSKEEKLYGKHPTQKPIALIVRCLRASTNLDDLVFDPFAGSSTTGVAALALGRKFIGCESDSSHIELSIKRLTNPTEVETPNAPKQGHLWKD is encoded by the coding sequence ATGACGATGCAGGCACAACTGGAACAGGTTAAAACAAATCGGGTATGGAAGTCCCATGATGGGTCTTCATGTCTCTATCACAGCGATAGCTTAGAACTCATGGCTTCATTGCCTGCTGAAAGTGTAGATTGTATTTGGACTGATCCACCATATAACCTCTCTAATGACGGCATTACCTGTGTAAATGGTTGTATGGTAAAAGTCAACAAGGGTGAATGGGATCGTAGTAAAGGTGCAGATTTAGATCATGAATTTAATAGGACATGGTTAGCCGCCTGCTACCGCCTTCTGAAGCCTACGGGCACAATTTGGGTGACAGGCACTTTGCACTTGTACCCATCTGTAGGCTTTGCCATGCAGCAATTGGGATTCCGTATTCTAAATGACATTATTTGGGAAAAGCCTGCTCCACCGCCAAACTTAGGTTGCCGCTGTTTTACTCATTCAACAGAGTTAATATTGTGGGCAACAAAGGCACGAAAAGGGAAAGATTACTACACCTTCAATTACGAGGCAATGAAGGCTGAAAACGGTGATAAGCAGATGAAAAATGTTTGGAGAATGTCTGCTCCTAGTAAAGAAGAAAAATTATATGGCAAGCATCCAACACAAAAGCCTATTGCCCTAATTGTACGATGCCTCCGAGCAAGTACAAATCTAGATGATCTTGTTTTTGATCCTTTTGCTGGTTCGTCTACAACAGGAGTTGCTGCTTTGGCGTTAGGTCGTAAATTTATCGGTTGTGAGTCTGATTCAAGTCATATTGAGCTTTCAATCAAGCGACTGACGAATCCTACTGAGGTAGAAACACCGAATGCACCGAAACAAGGTCATTTATGGAAAGACTAG
- the cysH gene encoding phosphoadenosine phosphosulfate reductase, which produces MSNLLLSEPDRINLDLQELNHRFATAHPRNILSWCRENIPENLVQSSAFNVNGMVIMHILYQDLKVDPPVPVLFVDTLHHFSETLTLVRKATEVYGLNLKVYHVQDADSQEAFAARYGEELWNKDVDKFHQLTKVEPLERGLIELNTVAWITGRRHDQSATRANISIFQLDKKGRLKINPLAHWTNKDVWNYVAKHHVIYNPLHDQGYTSIGDEPLTTKVIPGEHERAGRWRGTNKTECGIHTLV; this is translated from the coding sequence ATGAGTAACTTATTACTATCTGAGCCAGATCGAATTAACCTTGATCTACAAGAACTAAATCACCGCTTTGCAACTGCTCATCCTAGAAATATCCTGAGTTGGTGCAGAGAAAATATACCAGAAAATTTGGTGCAAAGTAGTGCATTCAACGTGAATGGCATGGTAATTATGCACATTCTGTATCAAGATTTAAAAGTTGATCCACCAGTTCCTGTTTTGTTCGTAGATACACTACACCATTTTTCTGAAACTTTAACGTTGGTTCGTAAAGCAACTGAGGTTTACGGCTTAAACTTGAAGGTTTATCACGTTCAGGATGCAGATTCTCAAGAAGCTTTTGCTGCTCGTTATGGAGAAGAGTTATGGAATAAAGATGTTGATAAATTCCATCAATTAACTAAAGTTGAACCTCTAGAGCGTGGGTTAATCGAACTGAATACTGTAGCTTGGATTACAGGTAGACGACACGATCAATCAGCTACACGCGCTAATATTTCTATTTTTCAACTTGACAAAAAAGGACGATTGAAGATTAATCCCTTAGCTCACTGGACTAACAAAGATGTATGGAATTATGTAGCTAAACATCATGTAATTTATAATCCGTTGCACGATCAAGGCTATACCAGTATTGGGGATGAACCACTTACTACTAAAGTTATACCAGGTGAACATGAAAGAGCAGGTCGTTGGCGGGGTACAAATAAAACTGAATGCGGAATTCACACACTGGTTTAG
- the pyrE gene encoding orotate phosphoribosyltransferase — MTNELLAQTSSFSTTDLTTLRQHLLDLLCQLAYKEGDFVLSSGQRSSYYINGKEVTLHPQGALAIGRLLLSLLPEDTQAVAGLTLGADPIVSAVSVVSAYENLPIPALIIRKEAKGHGTRAYIEGPTLPEGAKVVVLEDVVTTGKSAMKAVERLRDAGYEVDRVISLVDRQQGGAEFYQSVGLEFQAVFTIQDLQQNWARSQS, encoded by the coding sequence ATGACTAACGAACTTCTTGCCCAAACCTCTTCCTTCTCTACTACTGACTTAACCACACTGCGTCAGCACTTACTAGATTTATTGTGTCAACTGGCGTATAAAGAGGGTGATTTTGTTTTGTCTTCTGGGCAACGCAGTTCTTACTACATTAATGGTAAAGAAGTAACATTGCACCCGCAAGGTGCTTTAGCGATCGGTCGCCTGCTGTTATCCTTACTACCAGAAGATACTCAAGCAGTTGCGGGATTAACTTTGGGTGCTGACCCAATTGTATCGGCGGTAAGTGTAGTTTCTGCCTATGAAAATCTCCCAATTCCTGCGTTAATTATCCGTAAAGAAGCCAAAGGACACGGTACTAGGGCATATATTGAAGGCCCAACTCTGCCAGAAGGTGCAAAAGTTGTGGTATTGGAAGATGTGGTTACAACTGGTAAATCTGCGATGAAAGCAGTTGAGCGTTTAAGAGATGCAGGTTATGAAGTTGATCGGGTAATTTCTTTGGTAGATAGACAGCAAGGCGGTGCGGAGTTTTATCAATCTGTTGGGCTAGAATTTCAAGCAGTATTTACAATTCAAGATCTTCAGCAAAACTGGGCGCGATCGCAGTCTTAA